A single genomic interval of Lysobacter avium harbors:
- the ubiH gene encoding 2-octaprenyl-6-methoxyphenyl hydroxylase: MAASSRSPESAPIPGNAANAAGDAAAGTAEAPVIHDVLIIGGGLVGSSLAIALEPLGINVGLVEAVAPGPSDTSVFDQRNLSFAEATVNALTALGVMQELASPGGPIKRIHVSRRGDFGRSVLEAANHDRSEFGRVVVARDFGDALEKRLSGLQQLHRYRPARFLGFAETAQSGCRAVRLAEGDGERTVLARLVVGADGTRSAVRGALGIGTSEHDYRQTLFVTRLRTDRAPDATAYERLGDDGPTALLPRGDRHYGLVHAVARDEADAVAALDEAGFLGRVQEAFGWRAGRFLACGPRVAYPLVRVLADRQVGERVVLVGNAAQTIHPLGAQGFNLGLRDALTLAELISNARDASAPVDCGDAELLSAYVAARAEDRRRTLEFSDGLARLTANPSELLRPLRSIGLLAIDRLPSLQAEVVAGALGYRADVPALCRRDGAQS; encoded by the coding sequence ATGGCCGCATCGTCCCGATCCCCCGAATCCGCACCCATCCCCGGCAACGCGGCGAATGCCGCAGGCGACGCCGCTGCGGGCACCGCTGAGGCGCCGGTCATCCATGACGTTCTGATCATCGGCGGCGGGCTGGTCGGCTCCAGCCTTGCGATCGCGCTGGAGCCGCTGGGGATCAACGTCGGGCTGGTGGAAGCGGTCGCTCCGGGTCCCTCCGATACCAGCGTGTTCGACCAGCGCAACCTCAGCTTTGCCGAGGCGACCGTCAACGCCTTGACCGCGCTGGGAGTGATGCAGGAGCTTGCCTCTCCAGGCGGTCCGATCAAGCGGATCCATGTCAGCCGCCGCGGTGATTTCGGCCGCAGCGTTCTGGAAGCTGCCAACCACGATCGCAGCGAGTTCGGCAGGGTGGTGGTCGCGCGCGACTTCGGGGATGCGCTGGAGAAGCGCCTGTCGGGACTGCAGCAACTGCATCGCTACCGCCCGGCGCGTTTCCTGGGGTTTGCGGAGACCGCCCAGAGCGGCTGCAGGGCGGTGCGGCTGGCGGAAGGCGACGGTGAGCGCACCGTGCTGGCGCGGCTGGTGGTGGGTGCCGACGGCACCCGCAGCGCCGTTCGCGGCGCGCTGGGCATCGGCACCAGTGAGCACGATTACCGGCAGACACTTTTTGTCACCCGGCTGCGGACCGACCGTGCTCCCGACGCCACCGCCTACGAGCGTCTGGGCGATGACGGTCCGACCGCACTGCTGCCCCGTGGCGATCGCCACTACGGACTGGTCCATGCTGTCGCGCGCGATGAGGCCGACGCTGTGGCGGCCCTGGATGAAGCAGGCTTTTTAGGTCGGGTGCAGGAAGCCTTCGGCTGGCGCGCCGGGCGCTTCCTGGCCTGCGGTCCGCGGGTCGCCTATCCGCTGGTGCGCGTGCTGGCTGATCGACAGGTCGGTGAGCGCGTCGTCCTAGTCGGGAACGCCGCCCAGACCATTCACCCCTTGGGCGCCCAGGGTTTCAATCTGGGGCTGCGGGATGCCCTGACGCTGGCCGAGCTGATCAGCAACGCGCGCGACGCCTCGGCGCCGGTCGATTGCGGTGACGCCGAGCTGCTGTCCGCTTATGTCGCTGCGCGCGCGGAAGACCGGCGGCGGACGCTGGAATTTTCCGATGGTCTGGCGCGCCTGACGGCCAACCCTTCCGAGCTGCTCCGACCGCTGCGCAGCATTGGCCTGCTGGCGATCGACCGCTTGCCCTCGTTGCAGGCCGAGGTGGTGGCGGGCGCGCTGGGTTACCGGGCCGATGTGCCCGCGCTGTGCCGCCGGGACGGAGCGCAATCATGA
- a CDS encoding DUF6580 family putative transport protein, producing MKNSDSRSLLTAGPLVLVALIVLAALTRVLPHPPNFSPITAIALFGGAYFANRSWALLMPLIGLFVSDLVLAGVNGGLYASWFSGAGIWVVYGCIVLTTVMGFGMRGKVSGGSVLGYSLAGSILFFLVTNFSVFAFDAMYPKTVAGLTAAYVAGIPFFKWSVLGTLFYSAVLFGGFELLRSRVPSLRPQTV from the coding sequence ATGAAAAATTCCGATTCCCGCTCCCTGCTGACTGCCGGCCCGCTTGTGCTCGTCGCACTGATCGTGCTCGCCGCGCTGACCCGGGTCCTGCCGCACCCGCCCAACTTCTCGCCGATCACCGCGATCGCGCTTTTTGGTGGGGCGTATTTCGCCAACCGCAGCTGGGCGTTGCTGATGCCCCTGATCGGCCTGTTCGTGTCCGACCTGGTCCTCGCCGGCGTCAACGGCGGCCTGTATGCCAGCTGGTTCAGCGGCGCCGGCATCTGGGTCGTCTACGGCTGCATCGTGCTGACCACCGTGATGGGCTTCGGGATGCGGGGCAAGGTCAGTGGCGGCTCGGTACTGGGCTACTCGCTGGCCGGGTCGATCCTGTTCTTCCTGGTAACCAACTTCAGCGTGTTCGCCTTCGATGCCATGTATCCCAAGACCGTCGCCGGGCTGACCGCCGCCTACGTTGCCGGCATTCCGTTCTTCAAGTGGAGCGTGCTGGGAACGCTGTTCTATTCGGCGGTCCTGTTTGGCGGCTTCGAACTGCTGCGCTCGCGCGTGCCTTCGCTGCGCCCGCAAACGGTCTGA
- a CDS encoding cob(I)yrinic acid a,c-diamide adenosyltransferase, with protein MGNRLSRIYTRTGDDGSTGLGDGSRTGKDSARVNAYGTIDEANSTIGLLLAVEVPDAIHDLLVSIQHQLFDLGGELCIPGHAAITAADVDRLEQHLDAFNEDLPPLKEFILPGGGEAGARCHIARTVVRRAERATVTLAREEPVRPEAIRYLNRLSDLLFVLARVLARGSGHGEVVWNHERRKG; from the coding sequence ATGGGCAACCGTCTTTCCCGGATCTACACGCGCACCGGTGACGATGGCAGCACCGGCCTGGGGGATGGCAGCCGGACCGGCAAGGACTCGGCCCGGGTCAACGCGTACGGCACGATCGACGAGGCCAATTCGACCATCGGCCTGTTGCTCGCGGTGGAAGTGCCGGATGCGATACACGACCTGCTGGTCTCGATCCAGCATCAACTGTTCGACCTGGGCGGGGAACTCTGCATCCCCGGCCATGCGGCGATTACCGCCGCGGACGTGGACCGCCTAGAACAGCATCTGGACGCGTTCAACGAAGACCTGCCGCCGCTGAAGGAGTTCATCCTGCCCGGCGGCGGCGAGGCCGGCGCGCGTTGCCACATCGCGCGCACGGTGGTCCGCCGCGCCGAGCGCGCGACGGTCACCCTTGCGCGCGAGGAGCCGGTCCGTCCCGAGGCGATCCGCTACCTGAACCGGCTGTCGGACCTGCTGTTCGTCCTGGCAAGGGTCCTCGCGCGCGGTAGCGGCCACGGTGAAGTGGTGTGGAACCACGAGCGCCGGAAAGGCTGA
- a CDS encoding histone deacetylase family protein, protein MRLYTHPTCLEHRPGPGNPESPARLEAVVEAISARWPNERWHHAPAATREQIMRVHRADLVALILDSRFQDADDTLHIDPDTVLGPGSADAALHAAGAGIHAVDGVLGGQARRAFCAVRPPGHHATSMQAMGFCLFNNIALAAEHAIWVHGLTRVAIVDFDVHHGNGTEAIFAADARVLYLSTHQSPLFPGTGAAGDVGIGNAINRPLAPQTGSGAFRGLWSGDLLPALAAFRPQLVLVSAGFDGHRRDPLADLQLDADDFAWLTGELLAIAERHASGHLVSMLEGGYDLKALQECAIAHVDALLEN, encoded by the coding sequence TTGCGCCTGTATACGCACCCCACCTGCCTGGAACATCGACCCGGACCGGGGAACCCCGAAAGTCCTGCGCGCCTGGAGGCCGTGGTGGAAGCCATCTCCGCGCGTTGGCCCAACGAGCGGTGGCACCACGCGCCTGCGGCCACCCGCGAGCAGATCATGCGGGTGCATCGCGCTGATCTGGTCGCCCTGATACTCGACAGCCGCTTCCAGGATGCCGACGACACACTCCATATCGATCCCGACACGGTGCTCGGCCCGGGCTCCGCGGACGCGGCACTGCACGCCGCCGGAGCAGGAATCCACGCGGTGGATGGTGTACTGGGCGGCCAGGCCCGACGTGCGTTCTGTGCGGTACGCCCGCCAGGCCACCATGCAACATCGATGCAGGCGATGGGTTTCTGCCTGTTCAACAACATCGCCCTGGCCGCCGAACACGCGATCTGGGTCCACGGCTTGACCCGCGTCGCCATCGTTGACTTCGACGTGCACCACGGCAACGGCACCGAGGCGATTTTTGCCGCGGATGCCCGCGTGCTCTATCTCTCCACGCATCAATCGCCCTTGTTTCCCGGCACCGGCGCAGCCGGCGACGTCGGCATCGGCAACGCGATCAATCGTCCCCTGGCGCCGCAGACCGGCAGCGGGGCGTTTCGCGGACTCTGGTCGGGCGACCTGCTGCCCGCACTGGCGGCGTTCCGCCCGCAGCTCGTCCTGGTATCGGCCGGGTTCGACGGCCATCGACGTGACCCGCTTGCCGACCTGCAGCTGGACGCGGACGATTTCGCCTGGTTGACCGGTGAACTGCTAGCGATCGCCGAACGCCACGCCAGTGGGCACCTCGTCTCGATGCTGGAAGGTGGTTACGACCTGAAGGCGCTCCAGGAGTGCGCGATTGCCCACGTCGACGCGCTGCTTGAAAACTGA
- the lptD gene encoding LPS assembly protein LptD: MCIALALPAFSARASEDWSLCPLEDAVPAFDDAPQPVGIDGARIDQPTDISGDALDARETDNTVFQGNVALRRGDQFLGTDQLSYRSDDGTYVADGSVRYQDSGMRIVAERAHGDQDADTHTIEDLRYQLIEQRGNGGAERIEIQGDSGSLIGSTYSTCPPSQRSWELQARRIDFDTEKGTGVARNAVVRVGRVPILYVPWLMFPIDDERRTGLLYPAVKLSGRNGFDWRQPIYLNLAPNYDATLTPRWMSKRGVQLGGEFRWLYDGGSGEVSGDWMPKDRLPENQPYRYLQDANGRPIAGATLPGDDRGQFQFRGVHRINGQWRAQANLGWVSDTHYLEDFSNTLYGLSTWQIRSSMGLYGRGANWDAGLMADHNQLADYTLSERNLRYDRLPRAYFNWSQPFGNWFEAGVTAEAVRFRHEVRNEGSRLDVMPYVSMPLEGSSWYATPKIAWRHTAYDLDDALAAANGGDASPSRSLPIASLDAGMFFDRKVSFGKDTYTQTLEPRIYYLNVPYRDQNGLPRFDTNPMTFSWGQLFRDNRYTGPDRQIDANQLTTALTTRFINDANGRERLSASLGQIQYFDDSRVVVPGETAVEQGKSAWVADVGISPTRRWSINMAYQWDPKYRRQDLASVRTRYLVGDKGVVNLGYRYRRDLTEQVDFSFLYPINNAWSVVGRYYYAIDDRKLLESIAGVQWESCCMAVRFIARRYVRERNGDLDDSLRLEFELKGLGSAGQKTETILSRAILGYDRDDLYLVPPSSLEDDDFDNSLDQIP, from the coding sequence ATGTGCATTGCCCTGGCACTGCCGGCGTTCTCCGCGCGCGCCTCCGAAGACTGGAGTCTTTGTCCGCTGGAAGACGCCGTGCCGGCGTTTGACGATGCGCCGCAACCCGTCGGCATCGACGGTGCCCGCATCGATCAGCCCACCGACATCTCCGGCGATGCGCTCGACGCACGCGAGACCGACAACACCGTGTTCCAGGGCAATGTCGCATTGCGTCGCGGTGACCAGTTCCTTGGTACAGACCAGCTCAGCTACCGCAGCGATGACGGCACCTACGTGGCCGACGGCAGCGTCCGCTACCAGGACTCGGGCATGCGCATCGTCGCCGAGCGCGCGCACGGGGACCAGGACGCGGACACGCATACGATCGAAGACCTTCGCTACCAGCTGATCGAGCAGCGAGGCAACGGTGGCGCTGAGCGCATCGAGATCCAGGGTGACAGCGGCTCGCTGATCGGTTCGACCTACTCGACCTGTCCGCCCTCGCAGCGCAGCTGGGAGTTGCAGGCCAGGCGGATCGACTTCGACACCGAGAAAGGCACCGGCGTCGCGCGCAATGCCGTCGTCCGCGTCGGCCGCGTGCCGATCCTCTACGTGCCATGGCTGATGTTCCCCATCGATGACGAGCGCCGCACCGGGCTGCTGTACCCGGCGGTGAAACTGTCCGGCCGCAACGGCTTCGACTGGCGCCAGCCGATCTACCTCAACCTGGCGCCCAACTACGATGCCACCCTCACCCCGCGCTGGATGAGCAAGCGCGGGGTCCAGTTGGGAGGTGAATTCCGCTGGCTCTACGACGGTGGCAGCGGCGAGGTGTCCGGCGACTGGATGCCCAAGGACCGGCTGCCGGAAAACCAGCCGTATCGGTATCTGCAGGATGCCAACGGCCGGCCTATAGCCGGCGCCACGCTGCCGGGCGACGACCGCGGCCAGTTCCAGTTCCGCGGCGTACACCGGATCAATGGTCAGTGGCGCGCGCAGGCCAACCTGGGATGGGTCAGCGACACGCACTACCTGGAAGACTTCAGCAACACGCTGTACGGCCTGTCAACGTGGCAGATACGCAGCTCCATGGGCCTCTACGGCCGGGGCGCAAACTGGGATGCCGGGCTGATGGCAGACCACAATCAGCTGGCCGACTACACCCTGAGCGAGAGAAACCTTCGCTACGACCGGCTGCCGCGGGCCTACTTCAACTGGTCCCAGCCCTTCGGCAACTGGTTCGAGGCCGGTGTGACCGCCGAGGCCGTCCGTTTCCGCCACGAAGTCCGCAACGAAGGCAGCCGCCTGGACGTCATGCCCTATGTGAGCATGCCGCTGGAGGGTTCCAGCTGGTATGCAACGCCGAAGATCGCCTGGCGCCACACCGCCTACGACCTCGACGACGCCCTTGCCGCGGCGAATGGCGGTGATGCCAGTCCCAGCCGCAGCCTGCCGATCGCCTCGCTGGACGCCGGGATGTTCTTCGACCGCAAGGTCAGCTTCGGCAAGGACACCTACACGCAGACGCTGGAACCGCGGATCTATTACCTGAATGTGCCGTATCGCGACCAGAACGGCCTGCCGCGTTTCGATACCAATCCGATGACGTTCAGCTGGGGCCAGTTGTTCCGCGACAACCGCTACACCGGCCCGGATCGCCAGATCGACGCCAACCAGCTGACCACCGCCCTCACCACGCGCTTCATCAACGACGCCAACGGTCGCGAGCGCCTGTCGGCCAGCCTCGGCCAGATCCAGTATTTCGACGACAGCCGCGTGGTCGTGCCCGGTGAGACCGCCGTGGAGCAAGGCAAGTCGGCGTGGGTAGCCGACGTGGGCATCTCGCCCACCAGGCGCTGGAGCATCAACATGGCGTACCAGTGGGATCCCAAGTACCGCCGCCAGGACCTCGCCAGCGTCCGCACCCGCTACCTGGTTGGCGACAAGGGCGTGGTCAACCTGGGCTACCGCTACCGCCGTGACCTGACCGAGCAGGTCGACTTCTCGTTCCTGTATCCGATCAACAATGCCTGGAGCGTGGTCGGCCGCTACTACTACGCGATCGACGACCGCAAACTGCTGGAATCCATCGCCGGCGTGCAATGGGAAAGCTGCTGCATGGCGGTCCGCTTCATTGCGCGCCGCTACGTGCGCGAGCGCAACGGCGACCTGGATGACTCGCTGCGGTTGGAATTCGAACTCAAGGGCCTGGGATCGGCGGGCCAGAAAACCGAGACGATTTTGAGCCGTGCTATCCTCGGTTACGATCGTGATGATCTCTATCTTGTGCCGCCTTCCTCTCTGGAAGACGACGATTTCGACAACTCCCTCGATCAAATTCCATGA
- a CDS encoding peptidylprolyl isomerase, protein MKKLFASLLAGALLLAPAFAQQVAPIDGIAVVVDEDVILQSELDRAVANIRAQYAGRTEQLPPPEVLERQVAERLVLLKLQVARANSTGVKVSSQEVDQTIGAIAAQNQVSVDQLAAQLARDGTSLPQFRESIRDELLVQRLRQRLAQSQISVSDAEVDAALAAQQGSGTQYHLAHILVAVPEGATPEQIATAQSKIEGVQGLIKRGEMDFAAAAVRYSDSPNALEGGDLGWRSSDEIPSAFADLVRGMSPGQVTEPIRGPSGFQMLQVVESRDASQAAPSMVTQYKASHILIRVDETTSAAEAKAKADTLHARLLGGADFAALAREESQDPSSQARGGDLGWFARDQFGPDFGGEVAQLDDGAVSAPFRTQAGWHIVKRAGSRQSDVGDTSQRDQVRETIGRRKLEDEWNRFLREMRGEAFVDFRNVAGAGDANGDAGEAGTTDANGN, encoded by the coding sequence ATGAAGAAACTATTCGCGTCTCTCCTCGCCGGCGCGCTGCTGCTTGCGCCCGCATTCGCGCAACAGGTGGCTCCCATCGACGGCATCGCGGTGGTGGTTGACGAGGACGTCATCCTGCAAAGCGAGCTCGACCGCGCGGTGGCCAACATCCGCGCCCAGTACGCCGGTCGCACCGAGCAACTGCCGCCACCGGAAGTGCTTGAGCGCCAGGTGGCCGAGCGTCTTGTCCTGCTCAAGCTGCAAGTCGCCCGTGCCAACAGCACCGGGGTGAAGGTCAGCAGCCAGGAAGTCGATCAGACCATCGGCGCGATCGCCGCCCAGAACCAGGTCAGCGTCGACCAGCTCGCCGCGCAACTGGCGCGCGACGGAACCTCGCTGCCGCAGTTCCGCGAATCCATCCGTGACGAACTGCTGGTGCAGCGTTTGCGCCAGCGCTTGGCGCAGTCGCAGATTTCCGTCAGTGACGCCGAGGTCGATGCCGCGCTCGCCGCCCAGCAGGGCTCAGGCACGCAGTATCACCTGGCCCATATCCTGGTCGCGGTGCCCGAGGGCGCCACCCCGGAGCAGATCGCCACGGCCCAGTCCAAAATCGAAGGCGTGCAGGGGTTGATCAAGCGCGGCGAGATGGATTTCGCAGCCGCTGCGGTGCGTTATTCGGACAGTCCCAATGCGCTTGAGGGCGGCGATCTGGGCTGGCGCAGCAGCGACGAGATTCCGTCCGCGTTTGCCGACCTGGTGCGCGGCATGAGCCCGGGCCAGGTCACCGAGCCGATCCGCGGCCCGAGCGGGTTCCAGATGCTGCAGGTGGTCGAGAGCCGCGATGCATCCCAGGCCGCTCCGAGCATGGTCACCCAGTACAAGGCCAGCCACATCCTGATCCGTGTGGACGAGACCACCAGTGCGGCGGAAGCAAAAGCCAAGGCCGACACCCTGCACGCCCGCCTGCTCGGCGGCGCTGACTTCGCCGCGCTCGCGCGAGAGGAGTCACAGGACCCCAGCTCCCAGGCCCGCGGCGGTGACCTGGGCTGGTTTGCCCGCGACCAGTTCGGTCCAGACTTTGGCGGCGAAGTGGCCCAGCTCGACGACGGCGCGGTCTCCGCACCGTTCCGTACCCAGGCGGGATGGCACATCGTCAAACGCGCCGGATCGCGCCAGAGCGACGTGGGCGATACATCCCAGCGCGACCAGGTCCGCGAGACGATCGGCCGGCGCAAGCTGGAAGACGAATGGAACCGGTTCCTGCGCGAAATGCGCGGCGAGGCCTTCGTGGACTTCCGCAACGTCGCCGGTGCCGGCGACGCGAACGGCGACGCGGGCGAAGCGGGCACGACCGACGCCAACGGCAACTGA
- the pdxA gene encoding 4-hydroxythreonine-4-phosphate dehydrogenase PdxA — protein MNQLRLALVPGEPAGVGPELCVRLVQSARTHRLTAFGDPETLQAAAHALDLPLRLVAPEDDQGRASELALHAIPNAVGVAFGRPDPANARAVIDALETAANGCLGGDFHGLVTGPVHKAVINQGGIAYTGTTELLATQARCSVVMMLANETMRVALATTHLPLRDVADAITPGALVATLRTLHAALRSDFGIERPCIAVLGLNPHAGEAGHLGQEEIEVIEPVLASLRSEGMVLEGPLPADTAFLPARLRHYDALLAMYHDQGLPVLKFSGFERAVNITLGLPYPRVAVDHGTALDLAGKGSADPSSLIAAMATCARMARARSAIMAR, from the coding sequence TTGAACCAGCTCCGGCTCGCGCTGGTTCCGGGAGAACCGGCCGGCGTCGGTCCGGAGTTGTGCGTGCGGCTTGTGCAGTCGGCGCGCACCCACCGGCTGACCGCCTTCGGCGATCCGGAAACCCTGCAGGCTGCCGCCCATGCGCTCGATCTCCCCTTGCGCCTAGTCGCACCTGAAGACGATCAAGGCCGCGCCAGCGAGCTCGCCCTGCATGCCATTCCCAATGCCGTTGGCGTCGCCTTCGGCCGGCCCGATCCCGCCAACGCCCGTGCGGTGATCGATGCGCTGGAGACTGCTGCCAACGGTTGCCTGGGAGGCGATTTCCACGGTCTGGTAACCGGCCCGGTTCACAAGGCGGTGATCAACCAGGGCGGCATTGCCTACACCGGCACCACCGAGCTGCTGGCGACCCAGGCGCGCTGCAGCGTGGTGATGATGCTGGCCAATGAGACGATGCGGGTGGCACTGGCCACCACCCACCTGCCCCTGCGCGACGTCGCCGATGCCATAACGCCGGGCGCGCTGGTCGCCACGCTGCGCACCCTGCATGCGGCGCTGCGAAGCGACTTCGGTATCGAGCGTCCGTGCATCGCCGTGCTGGGCCTGAATCCGCACGCAGGGGAAGCGGGTCATCTGGGCCAGGAAGAAATCGAGGTGATCGAACCGGTTCTTGCCTCGCTGCGCAGCGAGGGCATGGTACTGGAAGGTCCGCTGCCGGCGGACACCGCCTTTCTGCCCGCCCGTCTGCGCCACTACGATGCCCTGCTGGCGATGTATCACGACCAGGGCTTGCCGGTGCTGAAGTTCAGCGGCTTCGAGCGGGCGGTCAATATCACCCTGGGACTGCCGTACCCGCGCGTGGCCGTCGACCACGGCACGGCGCTGGACCTGGCCGGCAAAGGCAGCGCCGACCCGTCAAGCCTGATCGCCGCGATGGCCACGTGTGCACGCATGGCACGCGCCCGCAGCGCCATAATGGCGCGATGA
- the rsmA gene encoding 16S rRNA (adenine(1518)-N(6)/adenine(1519)-N(6))-dimethyltransferase RsmA gives MSSHKSTARPFGSAFSSPAKKHLGQNFLHDRSVIDRIVQAVNPKPGDRLVEIGPGQGALTFPLLDRHGQLTVIEFDRDLVGPLIEMAKQRGQLDVIHRDVLQVDFTALAASSDADSDPGAGTTNARIRLVGNLPYNLSSPILFHALEHAAAITDMVFMLQKEVVDRMAAGPGSKVYGRLSVMLQAYCTVHPLFIVPPGAFHPVPKVDSAVVRLVPRPATEIGVADRTVFANVVRDAFGQRRKTLRNALSRICDTATMEAAGISPQARAEQIPVADFVRLANSLTERPA, from the coding sequence ATGAGTTCCCACAAAAGCACCGCCCGCCCGTTCGGCTCAGCCTTCTCGAGTCCGGCCAAGAAACACCTCGGCCAGAACTTCCTCCACGACCGCTCCGTCATCGACAGGATCGTGCAGGCGGTGAACCCGAAACCGGGCGACCGGCTGGTTGAAATCGGGCCGGGCCAGGGCGCGCTGACCTTTCCGCTGCTCGACCGCCATGGCCAGCTGACCGTCATCGAGTTCGATCGCGACCTCGTCGGGCCGCTGATCGAGATGGCCAAACAGCGCGGTCAGCTGGATGTCATCCATCGCGACGTGCTGCAGGTCGACTTCACCGCGCTGGCGGCCAGCAGTGACGCCGACAGCGATCCTGGCGCGGGAACGACGAACGCGCGCATCCGACTGGTCGGCAACCTGCCCTACAACCTGTCCTCGCCCATCCTCTTCCACGCCCTCGAGCACGCCGCTGCCATCACCGACATGGTCTTCATGCTGCAAAAGGAGGTGGTGGACCGGATGGCCGCGGGCCCGGGTAGCAAGGTGTACGGCCGGCTGAGTGTGATGCTGCAGGCCTACTGCACCGTCCACCCACTGTTCATCGTCCCCCCGGGCGCCTTCCACCCGGTGCCCAAGGTGGACTCGGCCGTGGTGCGCCTCGTCCCGCGGCCCGCTACGGAGATTGGCGTGGCCGATCGCACGGTGTTCGCCAACGTGGTGCGTGACGCGTTCGGCCAGCGCCGCAAGACCCTGCGCAACGCCCTCTCGCGAATATGCGATACCGCGACGATGGAGGCCGCCGGCATCTCGCCGCAGGCGCGCGCGGAGCAGATCCCGGTGGCGGATTTCGTCCGTCTGGCGAACTCGCTGACGGAACGGCCCGCCTGA
- the apaG gene encoding Co2+/Mg2+ efflux protein ApaG, producing MKHRTGPAITIDVTTRYLDEQSEPANGHFLFAYTIRIGNAGDESAQLVSRRWVITDANGKVDRVEGDGVVGEQPWLHPGEGFEYTSGAMLDTDLGTMEGSYTMVTGDGTRFEVPIPAFTLTVPRTLH from the coding sequence ATGAAACACCGTACCGGCCCCGCCATCACGATCGATGTGACCACGCGCTACCTGGATGAGCAATCCGAGCCTGCCAACGGCCACTTCCTGTTCGCCTATACGATCCGGATCGGCAACGCCGGCGATGAATCGGCGCAACTGGTCTCGCGACGCTGGGTGATCACCGACGCCAACGGCAAGGTCGATCGGGTCGAGGGCGACGGCGTGGTGGGCGAGCAACCCTGGCTGCATCCCGGCGAAGGCTTCGAGTACACCTCCGGGGCGATGCTGGACACCGACCTGGGGACGATGGAAGGCAGCTACACAATGGTCACCGGTGATGGCACCCGCTTCGAGGTCCCGATCCCCGCGTTCACCCTGACCGTGCCGCGCACCCTTCACTGA
- a CDS encoding symmetrical bis(5'-nucleosyl)-tetraphosphatase: protein MSVWAIGDLQGCYDELQRLLERIAFDPASDRLWFCGDLVNRGGQSLETLRLVHSLRANSSVVLGNHDLSLLAIGERREEDQRKVNADLQRVVFAPDRDELLTWLRMQEMVHIDRELGWMMIHAGLAPKWTSQLAEKHGREVEAALRGDQYRQLLRHMYGDAPAWNPRLGGIDRHRAIINLLTRMRYCSPKGRIAYEEKGVPGTQPPGLYPWYAVPGRVERDLKIVCGHWSALDLFIGHGVHAIDTGAVWGGKLTALQLDTGELRVVQVPGRDKPAPPPRPRHRSRPQRAPQTSQK from the coding sequence ATGAGTGTCTGGGCCATCGGCGATCTGCAGGGCTGTTACGACGAATTGCAGCGCCTGCTGGAGCGCATCGCCTTCGATCCGGCCAGTGACCGCCTGTGGTTTTGCGGCGACCTGGTAAATCGCGGTGGCCAATCGCTGGAAACGCTGCGCCTGGTCCATTCCCTGCGCGCCAACTCCAGCGTCGTGCTGGGCAACCACGACCTGTCACTTCTGGCCATTGGTGAGCGCCGCGAGGAAGACCAGCGCAAGGTCAACGCCGACCTGCAGCGAGTGGTGTTCGCGCCCGATCGCGACGAGCTGCTGACGTGGTTGCGCATGCAGGAGATGGTGCACATCGACCGCGAGCTGGGCTGGATGATGATCCACGCCGGACTCGCGCCGAAATGGACCTCGCAGCTGGCCGAGAAGCACGGACGAGAGGTCGAGGCGGCCCTGCGTGGCGACCAGTACCGGCAGTTGCTCAGGCACATGTACGGCGACGCCCCGGCGTGGAATCCGCGCCTGGGCGGGATCGATCGCCACCGCGCGATCATCAACCTGCTGACCCGCATGCGCTACTGCTCACCCAAGGGCCGGATCGCCTACGAGGAGAAAGGCGTCCCGGGTACCCAGCCCCCGGGCCTGTACCCCTGGTACGCAGTTCCCGGGCGCGTCGAGCGCGACCTCAAGATCGTCTGCGGGCACTGGTCGGCGCTGGACCTGTTCATCGGCCATGGCGTGCACGCGATCGACACCGGTGCCGTCTGGGGCGGCAAACTGACCGCGCTGCAGCTGGACACCGGCGAGTTGCGGGTCGTGCAGGTGCCCGGACGCGACAAGCCCGCACCACCGCCGAGGCCGCGTCATCGCTCACGACCGCAGCGTGCGCCGCAGACATCGCAGAAGTAG
- a CDS encoding dihydrofolate reductase: MVLVAALDRNGAIGRDNDLPWRLPDDLQRFKALTLGKTLLMGRKTADSLGRALPGRRNLVLTRSGRVPFPDMEAVDSVEAALAAAESGGSDALCVIGGGEVYALCLPIATQLQLTHVDTAVEDADAFFPAFDANNWTVTSRESHPADERHRFAFELVEYVRKP; the protein is encoded by the coding sequence GTGGTGCTGGTCGCGGCGCTGGACCGCAACGGCGCGATCGGGCGCGACAATGACCTGCCCTGGCGGCTGCCGGACGATCTGCAACGCTTCAAGGCGCTTACCCTGGGCAAGACACTGCTGATGGGCCGCAAGACCGCCGACTCGTTGGGCAGGGCGCTGCCCGGGCGGCGCAATCTGGTATTGACCCGCAGCGGTCGCGTCCCCTTCCCGGACATGGAGGCGGTCGACAGCGTGGAGGCGGCACTCGCGGCAGCGGAAAGCGGAGGGTCCGATGCGCTGTGCGTGATCGGCGGCGGCGAGGTCTACGCGCTGTGCCTGCCGATCGCGACGCAGCTGCAGCTGACCCACGTCGACACGGCTGTGGAAGATGCAGATGCGTTCTTTCCGGCTTTCGACGCGAACAACTGGACCGTCACCTCGCGCGAGTCACACCCGGCCGATGAGCGGCACCGGTTTGCGTTCGAGCTCGTAGAGTACGTGCGCAAGCCCTGA